The genomic DNA TCGTGAACTGAGCCGACCCGCTCAGACTGCCGGTGCCGACAGACAGGATCTGGCTGCGGTTCTCCACATGCAGCGCGGTCTCCAGACAGCCGGCGTCGAGGTTGGCCCAGAGCACCTGTTTGGTGGATTCCAGCCCGAATTTGCCATAGCCGCAAAGGGTTTCGGCAATTTCGAGGGCGGCGTCGACGAGGTTCGCGGTGTCGTCGACGATACGGGTGACCAGGCCGAGTCGCAGCGCCTCGGCCGCCTCGACTGCCCGCGCAGTGAGGATCAGGTCGAATGCCGGACCCGCGCCGATGATCCGGGGCAGGGTGTAGCTCACGCCGATGTCACAGCCGCCGATGCCCAGCTTGATGAACTGTGTGCAGAACTTCGCCGCCGGGCCGGCGATGCGGATGTCGCTGGCCGCGGCCAGGGCAAAGCCGCCGCCGTAGGCCGCGCCGTTGACCGCGGCGATGACGGGTTGGCGCAAGCGGTGCAGTTTGACCGTCAGATTGGCGATGCGCTCCTGCCAGCGCATGCCCGAGCGGGGAAACTCGGCGCCGCCGCCTGCCTCGGGCGGGTTGGGATCGCTCAGGTCCAGCCCCGAGCAGAAGCCGCGGCCGGCGCCGGTGAGCACGACGACGC from Mycobacterium sp. DL440 includes the following:
- a CDS encoding enoyl-CoA hydratase/isomerase family protein, whose protein sequence is MTLELAYPRPDIAVITLNRPEKLNALSYELVEALHATLDEIAGNNECRVVVLTGAGRGFCSGLDLSDPNPPEAGGGAEFPRSGMRWQERIANLTVKLHRLRQPVIAAVNGAAYGGGFALAAASDIRIAGPAAKFCTQFIKLGIGGCDIGVSYTLPRIIGAGPAFDLILTARAVEAAEALRLGLVTRIVDDTANLVDAALEIAETLCGYGKFGLESTKQVLWANLDAGCLETALHVENRSQILSVGTGSLSGSAQFTKRK